A genomic stretch from Hydrogenimonas urashimensis includes:
- a CDS encoding CvpA family protein translates to MNWFDIVAAALIVLIGVKGIFNGLVRELSGLAGLIAGIWLASLYADGVGRWLGTHLLPIDSVSALDFIGFLAILTITWLFFIVMGVAVTKFLSIGDSGVVDRLFGFLFASAKVFIILGVIVFALSRIDFVRKNSGDFLKRSRLYPYFVKTGEAIVHMEPEGRVKNSEILKDEAENFIKKDTIQTEKKDKQSKKGSQ, encoded by the coding sequence ATGAACTGGTTCGATATCGTCGCAGCCGCGCTGATCGTCCTTATCGGCGTCAAGGGCATCTTCAACGGGCTTGTCAGAGAGCTCTCCGGGCTGGCGGGACTGATCGCGGGCATCTGGCTGGCGTCGCTCTACGCCGACGGTGTCGGACGCTGGCTCGGCACCCATCTTCTGCCCATCGACTCCGTCTCGGCACTCGATTTCATCGGATTTCTGGCCATTCTTACAATCACGTGGCTCTTTTTCATCGTCATGGGAGTCGCCGTCACGAAATTTCTCTCCATCGGTGACTCGGGGGTCGTCGACAGGCTTTTTGGCTTTCTATTCGCTTCGGCAAAAGTTTTCATTATTCTGGGTGTGATCGTTTTCGCGCTTTCCAGGATCGATTTTGTTAGGAAAAACAGCGGCGATTTTCTAAAAAGAAGCCGGCTCTATCCCTATTTCGTCAAAACGGGCGAGGCCATCGTCCACATGGAGCCCGAAGGGAGGGTAAAAAATTCGGAAATTCTAAAAGACGAGGCGGAAAATTTCATCAAAAAAGATACAATACAGACAGAGAAAAAGGACAAGCAAAGCAAAAAAGGCTCCCAATGA
- a CDS encoding nitrite/sulfite reductase: MEQKKLNKIEKLKRQLKPVEFYEKLTELDPTHLDESDRFYLKNFGIFNHKLAPETFTLRIRVPAGRIGVESFERIYRMARSADAKMIVTSRAQLELHGLDYHSALEAARKIEDFGMTAWQTFTDNFRNIVTDPLDGIAEDAVMEVYGLVLAMQESFLKKPEYVGMIPRKFNTAISGRLSQSLSFFGNDLYFALAKKDGVYGFNLYAGGKNSHTACPLDIFVTPAETVALFRTVAKIYKEEGPRESRSRARLFHMIESIGIETLRLKIAERYRGLLEGAGESLMKKGRQERRVRLKNGLYAHRYTTRFGETDAPQVEEILHICDRYGVDTVRIGCDQNFYIPDLPPDVPFDHSAPRYEGILACAGSRYCVYSLMDTKESSASLALERCRRLGISLGFSGCLKGCARHAFCDIGLVGIRTKLFADEVERGVRLYLGALYSGGERAGRLILYSVPMRALNAMIDLIAGLFEKSGYSDFEDFSKEVLDTYSEPALAFWLLLNYYRANVAKSGELLLLDKCGHEDEKGCFIEKLQRSGSESDRQIVEYLQCQEAFPFREAIIHLERECFRVKSQP, translated from the coding sequence ATGGAACAGAAAAAACTCAACAAAATAGAAAAACTGAAACGACAACTCAAACCGGTCGAGTTCTACGAAAAACTTACGGAACTCGATCCGACGCATCTGGATGAATCGGACCGTTTCTACCTGAAGAATTTCGGTATCTTCAACCATAAACTGGCACCGGAAACTTTCACTCTCCGCATACGCGTGCCCGCGGGCCGCATCGGCGTGGAGAGTTTCGAGAGAATCTACCGTATGGCCCGGTCGGCCGACGCGAAGATGATCGTCACCTCCCGGGCACAGCTCGAACTTCACGGTCTTGACTACCATTCGGCGCTCGAAGCCGCCCGGAAAATCGAGGATTTCGGCATGACCGCCTGGCAGACCTTCACCGACAACTTCCGCAACATCGTCACCGACCCCCTTGACGGCATTGCCGAAGATGCGGTCATGGAGGTCTACGGGCTCGTGCTGGCGATGCAGGAGAGTTTTCTGAAAAAGCCGGAGTATGTGGGGATGATTCCCCGCAAATTCAACACCGCCATCAGCGGCAGACTCTCCCAGAGCCTCTCTTTTTTCGGAAACGATCTTTATTTCGCATTGGCGAAAAAAGATGGGGTCTACGGCTTCAATCTCTATGCCGGCGGAAAGAATTCGCACACGGCGTGCCCCCTTGATATCTTCGTCACGCCTGCCGAAACCGTGGCGCTCTTTCGCACGGTCGCCAAGATATACAAAGAGGAGGGCCCCCGGGAGAGCCGTTCACGTGCCCGTCTCTTTCACATGATCGAATCGATCGGCATCGAAACGCTGCGGCTAAAGATTGCCGAACGGTACCGTGGTCTTCTCGAAGGAGCGGGGGAGAGCCTTATGAAAAAAGGGCGACAGGAGCGGAGGGTGCGTCTTAAAAACGGTCTCTACGCCCACCGGTACACGACCCGATTCGGCGAAACGGATGCGCCACAGGTCGAGGAGATTTTGCATATATGCGACAGGTACGGAGTGGATACGGTGCGCATCGGCTGCGACCAGAACTTCTACATCCCCGATCTGCCGCCGGATGTCCCATTCGATCATTCGGCCCCGCGCTACGAAGGCATTCTCGCCTGCGCCGGTTCGAGGTACTGTGTCTATTCGCTGATGGATACGAAAGAGAGCAGCGCGTCTTTGGCGCTGGAGAGATGCCGACGGCTGGGCATCTCACTCGGTTTCAGCGGCTGCCTGAAAGGGTGCGCCCGCCACGCTTTCTGCGACATCGGCCTGGTTGGCATCCGTACCAAGCTCTTCGCCGACGAGGTCGAGCGGGGCGTCCGCCTTTATCTCGGAGCCCTCTATAGCGGAGGCGAACGGGCCGGCAGGCTGATCCTCTACTCGGTGCCGATGCGTGCTTTGAACGCGATGATCGATCTGATCGCCGGCCTTTTCGAAAAGAGCGGATACAGCGATTTCGAAGATTTTTCCAAAGAGGTTCTCGACACCTACAGCGAACCGGCACTCGCCTTCTGGCTGCTGTTGAACTACTATCGGGCCAATGTCGCAAAAAGCGGGGAACTCCTGCTCCTGGACAAGTGCGGACACGAGGATGAAAAAGGGTGCTTTATCGAGAAACTTCAGCGCTCCGGTTCCGAAAGCGACCGGCAGATCGTCGAATATCTGCAATGCCAGGAGGCTTTTCCTTTTCGTGAGGCGATCATCCATCTCGAAAGGGAGTGTTTTAGGGTAAAATCACAACCATGA
- a CDS encoding SPOR domain-containing protein, whose product MEENNELDNLIIQTEKPSGLKKLLLAAALLLLVLIIIILVTKSLIQPEEKPHASIILPPEPAVESKPAAKEPLFEEVPIEEEKPGKEPVEKVIENVKSQQPAKEEQAEKTAPAPAPAEEEATVEEQKPREVAPPPAKPVAEKPESAPKTAAPKGKYFIQVGAFFRYPPNKKFLKSIENEGLHYLIVEGKRASRPYKKVLVGPYPTKAAARADLERVKKRINQNAYITTKK is encoded by the coding sequence ATGGAAGAAAACAACGAGCTCGACAATCTGATCATTCAGACGGAGAAACCCTCCGGACTGAAAAAGCTGCTGCTGGCGGCCGCCCTGCTGCTGCTGGTGCTTATCATCATCATACTTGTCACCAAAAGCCTGATCCAGCCGGAGGAAAAACCGCACGCTTCGATCATCCTGCCGCCCGAGCCGGCGGTTGAGAGCAAACCCGCCGCAAAAGAACCGCTGTTTGAAGAGGTGCCCATCGAAGAGGAGAAACCGGGAAAGGAGCCGGTGGAGAAGGTGATCGAAAACGTCAAGAGCCAGCAGCCGGCGAAAGAGGAGCAGGCTGAAAAAACCGCTCCCGCCCCTGCCCCTGCCGAAGAAGAGGCGACAGTGGAGGAACAAAAGCCCAGAGAAGTCGCTCCGCCTCCCGCCAAACCCGTGGCGGAAAAACCCGAAAGCGCGCCGAAAACCGCGGCGCCGAAGGGAAAATACTTTATCCAGGTGGGTGCCTTTTTCCGCTATCCTCCCAACAAAAAGTTTCTCAAATCGATCGAAAACGAAGGGCTGCACTATCTCATCGTCGAAGGAAAACGGGCAAGCAGACCCTACAAAAAGGTCCTGGTGGGACCCTATCCGACCAAAGCGGCGGCCAGGGCGGACCTGGAGCGGGTGAAGAAGCGTATCAATCAAAACGCCTACATCACGACGAAAAAATAG
- a CDS encoding DUF1882 domain-containing protein, protein MYNVDTQLIKFVTDHYYIQRPKIVEKINYNGRIFYNKFERIDEPLNRIVMNRHADGEIVVAHDLINRFDKVENIVFDYNGRNPERFWHRAQLMLREEGFINFTAYETKTPGHLHLYVHKGHTTLTEAYQLGRLLSTKLATRLPREWRMFPTSDLPREYNILILPYRLYAKERGASWSKHM, encoded by the coding sequence ATGTATAATGTCGATACGCAGCTCATCAAATTTGTGACGGATCACTACTATATCCAGCGGCCGAAGATCGTCGAAAAGATCAATTACAACGGACGCATCTTTTACAACAAATTCGAGCGTATCGACGAACCGTTGAACCGCATCGTCATGAACAGGCATGCCGACGGCGAAATCGTGGTGGCTCACGATTTGATCAACCGCTTCGACAAGGTGGAGAATATCGTCTTCGACTACAACGGCAGAAACCCCGAACGCTTCTGGCACAGAGCCCAGCTCATGCTGCGGGAAGAGGGTTTCATCAACTTCACGGCATACGAAACCAAAACGCCGGGTCACCTGCATCTGTATGTCCACAAGGGGCATACGACATTGACGGAAGCCTACCAGCTGGGCCGTCTGCTCTCGACGAAACTGGCCACACGACTTCCCAGGGAGTGGAGAATGTTCCCCACATCCGACCTGCCAAGAGAGTATAATATACTGATTCTCCCCTACCGGCTCTATGCCAAAGAGCGGGGAGCGTCCTGGTCGAAACATATGTAA
- a CDS encoding serine hydroxymethyltransferase produces the protein MTILQQNDAIVYDIIEKELRRQTDHLEMIASENFTFPEVMEAQGSVFTNKYAEGYPYKRYYGGCEYADAIEQLAIDRAKLLFGCEFANVQPHSGSQANGGVYAALLKAGDKILGMDLSHGGHLTHGAKVSFSGKNYQSFTYGVEMDGRIDYDRVADIAQIVKPKLIICGASAYAREIDFARFREIADSVGALLMADIAHIAGLVVAGEHPHPFPHCDVVTSTTHKTLRGPRGGLILTNDEDLAKKINSAIFPGIQGGPLVHVIAAKAVGFGKNLADEWKIYARQVKANAKILADILMARGYDVVSGGTDNHLVLVSFLDKDFSGKDADAALGNAGITVNKNTVPGETRSPFVTSGIRIGSPALTARGMKEAEFETIAHAICDVLDDIGNEGTQAKIREEMTALARRFVIYDRPTY, from the coding sequence ATGACCATACTGCAACAAAACGATGCCATCGTCTACGACATCATCGAAAAGGAGCTTCGGCGCCAGACCGACCACCTGGAGATGATCGCAAGCGAAAACTTCACGTTTCCCGAAGTGATGGAGGCCCAGGGGAGCGTCTTTACCAACAAGTACGCCGAAGGCTACCCCTACAAACGCTATTATGGCGGATGCGAATATGCCGATGCGATCGAGCAGCTTGCCATCGACCGCGCCAAACTTCTTTTCGGGTGCGAATTCGCCAACGTCCAGCCCCACTCCGGCAGCCAGGCCAACGGCGGTGTCTATGCCGCGCTGCTCAAAGCGGGCGACAAAATCCTGGGGATGGACCTCAGCCACGGCGGCCATCTCACCCACGGTGCAAAAGTGAGCTTTTCTGGGAAAAACTACCAAAGTTTCACCTACGGCGTGGAGATGGACGGACGTATCGACTACGACCGTGTCGCCGACATCGCCCAGATCGTCAAACCCAAACTTATCATCTGCGGCGCCAGCGCCTACGCACGGGAGATCGATTTCGCCAGATTCCGTGAGATCGCCGACAGTGTCGGAGCCCTGCTGATGGCCGACATCGCTCACATTGCGGGACTCGTCGTCGCCGGCGAGCATCCCCACCCCTTCCCCCACTGCGATGTGGTGACATCGACAACCCACAAAACACTGCGCGGACCCCGCGGCGGTCTGATTCTGACCAACGACGAGGATCTGGCCAAAAAGATCAACAGTGCCATTTTCCCGGGAATCCAGGGAGGACCGCTGGTGCATGTGATCGCTGCCAAAGCGGTCGGTTTCGGCAAAAATCTGGCCGATGAGTGGAAAATCTACGCCCGCCAGGTCAAGGCCAATGCCAAAATTCTGGCCGATATCCTGATGGCCCGGGGCTACGATGTGGTCAGCGGGGGCACCGACAACCATCTGGTTCTCGTGAGCTTTCTCGACAAGGATTTCAGCGGCAAAGATGCCGATGCCGCACTCGGCAATGCCGGTATCACCGTCAACAAGAACACGGTTCCCGGCGAAACCCGCAGCCCGTTTGTCACCAGCGGCATCCGTATCGGATCGCCGGCCTTGACGGCACGGGGCATGAAAGAGGCCGAATTCGAAACCATCGCCCATGCCATCTGCGACGTGCTCGACGATATCGGCAACGAAGGGACACAGGCGAAAATCAGGGAAGAGATGACGGCACTCGCGCGACGCTTCGTCATTTACGACCGACCGACCTATTAA
- a CDS encoding GGDEF domain-containing protein, producing the protein MPSIEKIADVIRKSCEEIDKSFTEEKGREAKESEIIQKVINTFFDELKRSGFSMDLEEFIENRMEKKSKQCLDIAKESIDTFKKTNNTLKEITDTHTIQIEQIAEETKEIDVNTFKRRFQAFQQDLLEELEQANDIIKHLENEIVELQKQSNIDPLTKLFNRKALEIDSRELLKHTNERNLNIVAMMIDADDFKKVNDTFGHIAGDKVLILLAKLFKSTIREYDRAYRYGGEEFLILFNRATMEQAVKVAERIMNAVRNNKLIYKNQVIRITLSVGLTEHQKGDTLESMIERADAAVYEAKKTGKDRLVIR; encoded by the coding sequence ATGCCTTCGATAGAGAAAATCGCCGACGTTATCCGAAAAAGCTGCGAAGAGATCGACAAATCCTTTACGGAAGAGAAGGGACGCGAAGCCAAAGAGAGTGAAATAATCCAGAAGGTGATCAATACCTTCTTCGACGAACTGAAAAGATCGGGGTTTTCGATGGATCTGGAAGAATTCATCGAGAACAGAATGGAAAAGAAATCGAAGCAGTGCCTCGATATCGCCAAAGAAAGCATCGACACCTTCAAAAAGACCAACAACACTCTCAAAGAGATCACCGATACGCATACGATCCAGATCGAACAGATCGCAGAAGAGACCAAAGAGATCGATGTCAATACTTTCAAAAGACGGTTCCAAGCTTTCCAGCAGGATCTTCTCGAAGAGCTGGAACAGGCCAACGACATCATCAAACATCTCGAAAACGAGATCGTCGAACTGCAGAAACAGTCCAACATCGATCCCCTGACAAAACTCTTCAACCGCAAAGCGCTCGAAATCGACAGCAGGGAGCTTCTCAAACACACCAACGAACGCAATCTCAACATCGTCGCAATGATGATCGACGCGGACGACTTCAAAAAAGTCAACGACACTTTCGGCCATATCGCCGGCGACAAGGTTCTTATTCTTCTGGCGAAACTCTTCAAGTCGACGATCAGGGAGTACGACCGGGCCTACCGCTACGGCGGCGAAGAGTTCCTGATCCTCTTCAACCGTGCGACCATGGAGCAGGCGGTGAAAGTGGCGGAACGGATCATGAACGCGGTACGCAACAACAAGCTGATCTACAAAAACCAGGTCATCCGCATCACTCTTAGCGTGGGACTTACGGAACATCAGAAAGGCGATACACTCGAAAGCATGATCGAGCGGGCCGACGCCGCGGTCTACGAAGCGAAAAAGACAGGAAAAGACAGGCTGGTCATTCGCTGA
- a CDS encoding Fur family transcriptional regulator produces the protein MKQENRVATIPLISYETLLAQFKQLLRSSRLKFTKQREVILYTLYTHSGHFTPEELYHLIKKETPELNTGIATVYRTLSLLESAGIVTSISFGTQGKKYELGVKAHHDHIICTNCGKILEFFDEAIERKQERIAKEAGFIMKDHSLKIFGICPECQKRTES, from the coding sequence ATGAAACAAGAGAACCGGGTCGCGACCATACCTCTTATCTCCTACGAGACCCTTTTGGCCCAATTCAAACAGCTTTTACGCTCCAGCCGTCTGAAATTCACCAAGCAGCGCGAAGTGATCCTCTATACTCTCTACACCCATTCCGGCCACTTCACCCCGGAAGAGCTCTATCACCTGATCAAAAAGGAGACTCCGGAGCTCAACACGGGCATCGCGACCGTGTACCGCACCCTCTCGCTCCTGGAGAGCGCGGGCATCGTCACCTCCATCTCCTTCGGCACGCAGGGAAAAAAATATGAACTTGGCGTCAAAGCCCACCATGACCATATCATCTGCACAAATTGTGGTAAAATTCTGGAATTTTTTGACGAGGCGATCGAAAGGAAACAGGAACGGATCGCCAAGGAGGCCGGCTTCATCATGAAAGACCACTCCCTGAAAATTTTCGGTATCTGCCCCGAATGTCAAAAAAGAACAGAGTCATAA
- a CDS encoding anthranilate synthase component I family protein: MVFVKKILFDQFAPPALYAKVRDHFKEDVTMLFESVGGSEEGNWSFIFVGARERLVYRENRTTYIDELGNTHTPKSDPFAFLKSYYAKIDQEAYRQKRLETGLGFLDGFIGYIGYDMVKVFEPVLKPYMDALEDRDHIPDLDMIRPRLVMAFSHKTSELSLITSDEATYETFDSLIDLIESPYEYLTMKPIERSEGGEFAFDEAKFHTMVDDSKEMIRSGDVFQILMSNRYTEKAKVDPFSFYRILRSKNPSPYLFLLEFEDFAIAGSSPEVMVRLTDGNILLRPIAGTRRRGRTLDDDKRMEEEMLSDPKERAEHIMLVDLGRNDVGRVAKAGTVKVTALMRVERYSHVMHMVSDVEAKIDEGKDMFDLFAATFTAGTMTGAPKIRAMELIAEFEGIKRGFYSGSVGYFGFDGNMDSSITIRTALVKPDEIVLQAGAGVVADSRPELEYLEVKNKLAALRSTLDDLRVPTKN; the protein is encoded by the coding sequence ATGGTTTTCGTAAAAAAAATACTCTTCGACCAGTTCGCTCCGCCGGCGCTCTATGCCAAGGTCCGCGACCACTTCAAAGAGGATGTCACGATGCTCTTCGAGAGTGTCGGCGGCAGCGAGGAGGGCAACTGGAGTTTCATCTTCGTCGGAGCCAGGGAGCGTCTGGTCTACAGAGAAAACAGGACCACCTATATCGACGAACTGGGCAACACCCACACACCCAAGAGCGATCCTTTCGCTTTTTTGAAATCCTACTACGCAAAGATCGACCAGGAAGCCTACAGGCAAAAGCGTCTTGAAACAGGTCTTGGTTTTCTGGACGGTTTTATCGGCTATATCGGCTACGATATGGTCAAAGTCTTCGAACCGGTTCTCAAACCCTACATGGATGCCCTCGAGGATCGCGACCACATTCCCGATCTTGATATGATCCGCCCCCGTCTCGTGATGGCTTTTTCCCACAAGACGAGCGAACTGAGCCTTATTACCTCCGACGAAGCGACTTATGAGACTTTCGACTCCCTGATCGACCTTATCGAATCGCCCTACGAATACCTGACGATGAAGCCGATCGAACGGAGCGAAGGGGGTGAATTCGCCTTCGACGAAGCGAAATTCCATACAATGGTCGATGACTCCAAAGAGATGATCAGAAGCGGCGATGTCTTTCAGATTCTAATGTCCAACCGCTATACGGAGAAAGCGAAAGTCGACCCTTTCAGTTTCTACCGGATTCTGCGGTCGAAAAACCCCTCTCCCTACCTTTTCCTGCTCGAATTCGAGGATTTCGCCATCGCGGGCAGTTCCCCGGAGGTGATGGTGCGCCTGACCGATGGCAACATTCTGCTGCGTCCCATTGCGGGTACCCGACGCCGCGGCCGCACTCTCGATGACGACAAACGGATGGAGGAGGAGATGCTGAGCGACCCCAAAGAGCGGGCCGAGCATATCATGCTGGTGGACCTGGGGCGAAATGATGTCGGCCGCGTCGCCAAGGCGGGCACCGTCAAAGTCACCGCCCTGATGCGGGTGGAGCGTTACAGCCACGTCATGCACATGGTCAGCGATGTGGAAGCCAAAATCGACGAGGGCAAAGACATGTTCGACCTCTTCGCCGCCACCTTCACCGCCGGCACGATGACGGGTGCGCCGAAAATCCGCGCCATGGAGCTCATCGCCGAATTTGAGGGGATCAAACGGGGCTTCTACAGCGGCAGTGTGGGCTATTTTGGATTCGACGGCAACATGGACAGCTCCATCACTATCCGTACCGCCCTCGTCAAACCGGATGAAATCGTCCTGCAGGCCGGCGCCGGCGTCGTCGCCGACAGCAGACCCGAGCTTGAGTATCTGGAAGTGAAAAACAAACTGGCGGCACTGCGGAGCACCCTCGACGACCTGCGTGTGCCGACAAAAAACTGA
- the recR gene encoding recombination mediator RecR gives MKAKIEAYENLVDALEALPSIGKKSAQRMAYHMVMEDHFGAMKIAHAIEKAVQSVHRCERCGAMSEDELCPVCADMTRDHTKLCIVEHAKDILQIESSGEYDGTYFVIESVEHLDSGRLIDRVEEGVEEVIFAFTPGIATDALILFIEEKLSGYDLIFTKIAQGVPTGVSLENIDMLSLSRALQERVKV, from the coding sequence ATGAAAGCCAAAATCGAAGCGTACGAAAATCTGGTCGACGCCCTGGAAGCGCTGCCTTCCATCGGGAAGAAATCGGCCCAGCGCATGGCCTACCATATGGTGATGGAAGACCATTTCGGAGCGATGAAGATCGCCCATGCCATCGAAAAGGCGGTACAGAGCGTGCACCGGTGCGAACGGTGCGGTGCCATGAGCGAAGACGAACTGTGCCCTGTCTGCGCCGACATGACGCGGGATCATACGAAACTCTGTATCGTCGAGCATGCCAAGGACATTCTGCAGATCGAAAGCAGCGGTGAGTACGACGGGACCTACTTCGTCATAGAATCGGTGGAGCATCTCGACAGCGGCAGGCTGATCGACCGGGTGGAAGAGGGTGTCGAGGAGGTGATCTTCGCCTTCACTCCCGGCATCGCCACCGATGCGCTGATACTCTTCATCGAAGAGAAGCTGAGCGGCTACGACCTGATCTTCACGAAGATCGCCCAGGGGGTACCCACCGGCGTGAGTCTGGAGAACATCGACATGCTTTCGCTGTCACGGGCGCTGCAGGAGAGGGTGAAAGTTTAA
- the lysS gene encoding lysine--tRNA ligase → MIFDNQYQKLRIEKVQKLREMGINPYQNRVVKECTNKEFLEKYAWLKESEEKEALNESCTVTGRIKFLRLMGKAAFAKIEDESGVLQIYFSRDDLGDEWFKTVKKMVEVGDIVAATGYPFITRTGELTLHAKRLELVTKAITPLPEKYHGLQDIELRYRQRYLDLIMNPEVKKTFLMRSKIVSLIRRFFEEHGFLEVETPMMHPIPGGANARPFITHHNALGVDRYLRIAPELYLKRLIVGGFEAVFEINRNFRNEGMDATHNPEFTMIEFYWAYHRYEDLMELTEKLFEYLFKELGLPTKLPYGDLEIDFSTPFRRIAYKEALVKIGGVPEEILDDENAMQRYLKEHGVEVEDHLSKGQLWGELFDAFVEEKLINPTFVTHFPIDISPLARRSDDNPEIADRFELFIAGKEIANGFSELNDPLDQYERFKAQAAQKESDDEAMHMDEDYVKALGYGMPPTAGEGIGIDRLVMLLTNQHTIRDVILFPAMRPLKSQSEEENKEEKEEEK, encoded by the coding sequence TTGATATTTGACAATCAGTATCAGAAACTGCGTATCGAGAAGGTCCAGAAACTGCGCGAAATGGGGATCAATCCCTATCAGAACCGTGTCGTCAAAGAGTGTACGAACAAAGAGTTCCTCGAAAAGTACGCCTGGCTCAAGGAGAGCGAAGAGAAAGAGGCCCTGAACGAAAGCTGCACCGTCACAGGGCGTATCAAATTCCTGCGCCTGATGGGCAAGGCGGCTTTCGCCAAGATCGAGGACGAAAGCGGCGTGCTGCAGATCTATTTCAGCCGCGACGACCTGGGAGACGAGTGGTTCAAAACCGTCAAAAAGATGGTGGAAGTGGGCGACATCGTCGCCGCCACGGGCTACCCCTTCATCACCCGCACCGGGGAGCTGACCCTGCATGCCAAACGGCTCGAGCTGGTCACCAAGGCGATCACACCACTTCCCGAGAAGTATCACGGTCTTCAGGATATCGAGCTGCGCTATCGCCAGCGCTATCTGGACCTCATCATGAATCCGGAAGTCAAAAAGACCTTCCTGATGCGTTCGAAAATCGTCAGCCTTATCCGCCGTTTCTTCGAAGAGCACGGATTTCTCGAAGTCGAAACACCGATGATGCACCCGATTCCCGGCGGCGCCAACGCCCGACCGTTCATCACCCACCACAACGCGCTCGGGGTCGATCGGTACCTGCGCATCGCGCCGGAACTCTACCTCAAGCGGCTGATCGTAGGCGGCTTCGAAGCGGTTTTCGAAATCAACCGCAATTTCCGGAACGAAGGGATGGATGCGACCCACAACCCCGAATTCACGATGATCGAATTCTACTGGGCCTACCACCGCTACGAGGACCTGATGGAGCTGACGGAAAAGCTTTTCGAGTATCTCTTCAAGGAGCTTGGGCTTCCGACGAAGCTTCCTTACGGCGATCTGGAGATCGACTTCTCCACCCCTTTCAGGCGCATCGCCTACAAGGAAGCACTCGTAAAGATCGGAGGCGTTCCAGAAGAGATTCTAGACGATGAGAATGCCATGCAAAGATATCTGAAAGAGCATGGCGTCGAGGTGGAAGATCATCTGAGCAAAGGGCAGCTCTGGGGCGAACTTTTCGACGCTTTCGTCGAAGAGAAACTGATCAATCCGACTTTCGTCACCCACTTCCCGATCGACATCAGTCCTCTCGCACGCCGAAGCGACGACAATCCGGAGATCGCCGACCGTTTCGAACTCTTTATCGCAGGCAAGGAGATCGCCAACGGTTTCAGCGAGCTCAACGACCCCCTCGACCAGTACGAGCGTTTCAAAGCCCAGGCGGCCCAGAAAGAGAGTGACGACGAAGCGATGCACATGGACGAGGACTACGTCAAGGCACTGGGCTACGGCATGCCTCCGACAGCGGGCGAAGGCATCGGCATCGACCGCCTGGTGATGCTGCTGACCAACCAGCACACGATACGCGACGTCATCCTGTTCCCGGCGATGCGTCCGCTCAAATCGCAGAGCGAAGAAGAGAACAAAGAGGAGAAAGAGGAAGAGAAATGA
- a CDS encoding shikimate dehydrogenase, which produces MRHLFAVFGNPVYHSKSPLMHNLAFRKLEYPGCYTRWLIEEGSKLRDIFLSLGFKGVNITVPHKEWAFKAADVVEDFAAEVRAVNTLVLSDGKLYGYNTDAPGFYRALRKLGRVKTALIMGAGGTARALALYLRSRGIDVEVVNRSPGRLDWFEKEGFVCHTWEGFEAKGHDAIINTTSAGLTDDALPMPKPLLDAALAHARYAVDVIYGRQTPFLKEAKRLKLPHFDGSEMLLQQGIIAFDHFTEHRYALEEIETAMRPFLEL; this is translated from the coding sequence ATGCGCCATCTCTTCGCCGTTTTCGGCAACCCGGTCTATCACTCCAAGTCTCCTTTGATGCACAATCTGGCGTTTCGCAAACTGGAGTATCCTGGATGCTACACGCGATGGCTCATCGAAGAGGGGTCGAAACTGCGTGATATTTTTCTCTCCCTGGGATTCAAGGGGGTCAACATCACCGTTCCCCACAAGGAGTGGGCCTTTAAAGCGGCCGATGTGGTGGAGGATTTCGCGGCGGAGGTGCGCGCTGTTAACACACTGGTACTCAGCGACGGAAAACTCTACGGTTACAACACCGACGCGCCCGGCTTCTATCGCGCACTCCGGAAGCTTGGGCGGGTCAAAACGGCGCTGATTATGGGGGCGGGGGGGACGGCCCGGGCTCTGGCGCTTTACCTGCGAAGCCGGGGCATCGACGTGGAAGTGGTCAACCGCTCCCCGGGGCGTCTCGACTGGTTCGAAAAGGAGGGATTCGTCTGCCATACATGGGAGGGGTTCGAAGCCAAAGGACACGATGCCATCATCAATACCACCTCCGCCGGTCTCACCGACGATGCCCTGCCGATGCCCAAACCGCTTCTGGATGCGGCCCTCGCCCACGCAAGATACGCCGTCGATGTCATCTACGGCAGGCAGACCCCTTTTCTTAAAGAGGCGAAACGTCTGAAACTTCCCCATTTCGACGGTTCGGAAATGCTTCTGCAGCAGGGAATCATCGCCTTCGACCACTTCACCGAGCACCGTTACGCGCTGGAGGAGATCGAAACGGCGATGCGGCCGTTTCTGGAATTATAG